A window from Oceanithermus desulfurans encodes these proteins:
- a CDS encoding acylphosphatase, which produces MKRRIVALVSGRVQGVGYRAFARKHAVELGLAGYAENLPDGRVEVVAEGPEDALEHFLHFLRQGPRLSRVESVEVQWSDPVGLEGFHVY; this is translated from the coding sequence ATGAAGCGCCGCATCGTCGCCCTCGTTTCCGGCCGGGTGCAGGGCGTGGGCTACCGCGCCTTCGCCCGCAAGCACGCCGTGGAGCTGGGCCTGGCCGGCTACGCCGAGAACCTGCCCGACGGACGGGTGGAGGTCGTGGCCGAAGGCCCGGAGGACGCCCTCGAGCACTTCCTGCACTTCCTGCGCCAGGGGCCGCGGCTTTCGCGCGTCGAGAGCGTGGAGGTCCAGTGGAGCGATCCGGTGGGGCTCGAGGGGTTTCACGTGTATTGA
- a CDS encoding acyl-CoA dehydrogenase family protein: MADKPLWKKGGGWLLEKPEQALSPEDFDETVRMIAETTRTFAEREVLPVLDEMEHDKEKMYEHSVRLMRKAGEQGLLGPDVPEEYGGLDLPKVVTSVVAENIALTGGFSVTFSAHTGIGTLPIVYFGTPEQKAKYLPKLASGEWISAYCLTEPGSGSDALAAKTTATLSEDGQHYILNGTKQFITNAGFADVFIVFAKIDGEKFTGFIVEKGTPGLSLGPEEHKMGIRSSSTRQVILEDVKVPVENVLGEIGKGHKIAFNVLNIGRYKLGAAAVGAAKEVLKESARYALQRQQFNLPIAKFGAIKQKLARMAALIYAAEAATYRTVGLIDDEIEARGKDQIVDAIEEYAIEASIIKVLGSEVLDYAVDEGVQIHGGYGYIEEYMVERAYRDSRINRIFEGTNEINRLLIPGMLLRRALKGELPLVEAAMKLQEELLEPSFGEEYENEWDREWAYVTGLKKLALMIAGIASQKFGEKIVKEQEVLMATADVLIDAYTAESALLRTQKRGGELEAAMTRYYLARAQDKAAQLAQAVLPYLEEGDDLRVLMAAARRLTKHEPVNQVALERRIAGAVLEAEGYPIK, encoded by the coding sequence ATGGCGGACAAACCCCTGTGGAAGAAGGGCGGCGGCTGGTTGCTCGAGAAGCCCGAGCAGGCGCTCAGCCCCGAGGACTTCGACGAGACCGTGCGCATGATCGCCGAGACCACCCGCACCTTCGCCGAGCGCGAGGTGCTGCCGGTGCTCGACGAGATGGAGCACGACAAGGAAAAGATGTACGAGCACTCGGTGCGGCTCATGCGCAAGGCGGGCGAACAGGGCCTCTTGGGCCCCGACGTGCCCGAGGAGTACGGCGGGCTCGACCTGCCCAAGGTGGTCACCAGCGTGGTGGCCGAGAACATCGCCCTCACCGGCGGCTTTTCGGTCACCTTCAGCGCCCACACCGGCATCGGTACCCTGCCGATCGTCTACTTCGGCACCCCCGAGCAGAAGGCCAAGTACCTGCCTAAGCTGGCCAGCGGCGAGTGGATCAGCGCCTACTGCCTCACCGAGCCCGGCTCGGGATCCGACGCGCTGGCGGCCAAGACCACCGCGACCCTGAGCGAAGACGGCCAGCACTACATTCTGAACGGCACCAAGCAGTTCATCACCAACGCCGGCTTCGCCGACGTCTTCATCGTCTTCGCCAAGATCGACGGCGAGAAGTTCACCGGCTTCATCGTCGAGAAGGGCACCCCCGGCCTCAGCCTGGGCCCCGAGGAGCACAAGATGGGCATCCGCTCCTCGAGCACCCGCCAGGTGATTCTCGAGGACGTCAAGGTGCCGGTGGAGAACGTGCTGGGCGAGATCGGCAAGGGCCACAAGATCGCCTTCAACGTGCTCAACATCGGCCGCTACAAGCTGGGCGCGGCGGCGGTGGGTGCGGCCAAGGAGGTACTGAAGGAGTCGGCCAGGTACGCCCTGCAGCGCCAGCAGTTCAACCTGCCCATCGCCAAGTTCGGGGCCATCAAGCAGAAACTGGCGCGGATGGCGGCGCTCATCTACGCCGCCGAGGCGGCCACCTACCGCACCGTGGGCCTGATCGACGACGAGATCGAGGCCCGCGGCAAGGATCAGATCGTGGACGCCATCGAGGAGTACGCCATCGAGGCCTCGATCATCAAGGTGCTGGGCAGCGAAGTACTCGACTACGCGGTGGACGAGGGGGTGCAGATCCACGGCGGCTACGGCTACATCGAGGAGTACATGGTCGAGCGGGCCTACCGCGACAGCCGCATCAACCGCATCTTCGAGGGCACCAACGAGATCAACCGCCTGCTCATCCCCGGCATGCTGCTGCGCCGCGCCCTCAAGGGCGAGCTGCCGCTCGTCGAGGCGGCCATGAAGCTGCAGGAGGAGCTGCTCGAGCCCTCGTTCGGCGAGGAGTACGAAAACGAGTGGGACCGCGAGTGGGCCTACGTGACCGGGCTCAAGAAGCTGGCGCTGATGATCGCCGGCATCGCCAGCCAGAAGTTCGGCGAGAAGATCGTCAAGGAGCAGGAAGTGCTCATGGCGACGGCCGACGTTCTCATCGACGCCTACACCGCCGAGAGCGCGCTGTTGCGCACGCAGAAGCGCGGGGGCGAGCTCGAGGCGGCCATGACCCGCTACTACCTGGCCCGCGCCCAGGACAAGGCGGCCCAGCTGGCCCAGGCGGTGCTGCCCTACCTGGAGGAGGGCGACGACCTGCGCGTCCTCATGGCCGCCGCCCGCCGGCTGACCAAGCACGAGCCGGTGAACCAGGTGGCGCTCGAGCGTCGGATCGCCGGCGCGGTGCTCGAGGCCGAGGGCTACCCCATCAAGTAA
- a CDS encoding thiolase family protein encodes MREAVIVSAARTPVAKGKKNGALASVHPVELSALVMKETVGRAGLDPARLDDVLWGCAMPEASQGLNIARLALLKAGFPVDVPGATINRFCSSGLQTVALAAQAILSGINEVVLAGGVEMMSQVPMSGFHYRLEESLTPSAWSPETYSSYIGMGFTAERVAERWGVSREDQDKWALRSHQRAHAAQTEGRFKEETIPVPVQKVSWQGRKKKVEEAVFDYEELIRPDTSLEALAKLRPAFKEGGTVTAGNASPYSDGAAGVLVMERSVAEALGLPVLARFVTFQVAGVEPDVMGVGPAKAVPKALEKAGWTMDDLDLIEFNEAFAAQVLAVIRELGMPEEKVNVNGGAIALGHPLGATGAKLTTQLIHELRRRGGGKGLVTMCIGGGMGAAGLFEVYGA; translated from the coding sequence ATGCGCGAAGCCGTAATCGTAAGCGCCGCCCGCACGCCGGTGGCGAAGGGCAAGAAGAACGGGGCGCTCGCCAGCGTCCACCCAGTGGAGCTGAGCGCCCTGGTGATGAAGGAGACCGTGGGCCGCGCCGGCCTCGACCCCGCGAGGCTCGACGACGTGCTCTGGGGCTGCGCCATGCCCGAGGCCTCCCAGGGGCTGAACATCGCCCGGCTGGCCTTGCTCAAGGCCGGGTTCCCGGTGGACGTCCCGGGGGCGACGATCAACCGCTTCTGCTCGAGCGGCTTGCAGACCGTGGCCCTGGCCGCCCAGGCCATCCTTAGCGGCATCAACGAGGTGGTCCTGGCCGGCGGCGTCGAGATGATGAGCCAGGTGCCGATGTCGGGCTTCCACTACCGCCTCGAAGAAAGCCTGACCCCAAGTGCGTGGAGCCCCGAGACCTACTCGAGCTACATCGGCATGGGCTTCACCGCCGAGCGGGTGGCCGAGCGCTGGGGCGTCAGCCGCGAAGACCAGGACAAGTGGGCGCTGCGCAGCCACCAGCGGGCCCACGCCGCCCAGACCGAGGGTCGGTTCAAGGAAGAGACCATCCCCGTGCCGGTGCAGAAGGTGAGCTGGCAGGGGCGCAAGAAGAAGGTCGAGGAGGCGGTCTTCGACTACGAAGAGCTGATCCGCCCCGACACCAGCCTGGAGGCGCTGGCGAAGCTGCGCCCGGCCTTCAAGGAAGGCGGCACCGTGACCGCGGGCAACGCCAGCCCCTACTCCGACGGCGCCGCCGGCGTGCTGGTGATGGAGCGCTCCGTGGCCGAGGCGCTGGGTCTGCCCGTTCTGGCCCGGTTCGTGACCTTCCAGGTGGCCGGCGTGGAGCCCGACGTGATGGGCGTGGGTCCGGCCAAGGCGGTGCCGAAGGCGCTCGAGAAGGCCGGCTGGACGATGGACGACCTCGACCTGATCGAGTTCAACGAGGCCTTCGCGGCGCAGGTGCTGGCGGTGATCCGCGAGCTGGGGATGCCCGAGGAAAAGGTCAACGTCAACGGCGGCGCCATCGCCCTGGGCCACCCGCTGGGGGCCACCGGCGCGAAGCTGACCACCCAGCTGATCCACGAGCTGCGCCGGCGCGGCGGCGGCAAGGGCCTGGTGACGATGTGCATCGGCGGCGGCATGGGCGCGGCCGGACTCTTTGAGGTGTACGGAGCTTAA
- a CDS encoding 3-hydroxyacyl-CoA dehydrogenase/enoyl-CoA hydratase family protein: MRIKKVGVVGAGTMGSGIAALLASAGVPVVLLDIPGKDDPLEFVKRGLERAKKARPAAFMRKDRAALITIGNTRDDLKLLADADWVIEAIIEKLEPKQELYARLEEVLPEHAIVSSNTSGIPMKALLEGRSEAFKKRFLGTHFFNPPRYLHLLEIIPTPHTDPAVLETIENFGDRILGKGLVRAKDVPGFIANRLGVYGMLQAVALMEKHDLTIDEVDALTGPLIGRPKSAIFRTADLTGLDVLKMVAEELARTTGEDFALPAWVEKIIEGGCLGDKTKCGFYKKEGKEIYTLDWKTLEYKPREKPKIPGVDEARQLSLPKRIAAVLDLPGKYGAFLRDLFAIGSHYTLAKTPEIAYDLVSVDRALKWGFGWRMGPFEQMDAVGLDKTAELIAAAGLEKPELLEKAEGTFYKKEGAARRMLALEGGYVPVPELPGVIEIQGLKDAGKVVKESKDAGLYDLGDGVLLLEFRTKMGALGEGIFKMLDYGMKYIEQNDLAGLVIGREDERAFSAGANLALILMLAQEGEWDELEMAVKLFQKSTMRLREAPFPVVVAPFGLTLGGGCEMTLHADRVQAAAESYIGLVEVGVGLIPAGGGTKELLFRFTEDLAPYTGAMGAEADPFAAVKRAFEVIAMAKTSTSALEAFEIGYLQKGDRISMNKDRLLADAKQRVLDLAPDYVSPARGKITALGKEALGNLKYAVWSFREAGQITDHEVRIASELAYVLSGGDGPRREVSEWDILDLEREAFLKLLGTRKTQERIAHTLKTGKTLRN, encoded by the coding sequence ATGCGAATCAAGAAAGTTGGCGTAGTCGGCGCAGGGACCATGGGCAGCGGCATCGCCGCCCTGCTGGCCTCGGCCGGCGTGCCGGTGGTGCTTTTGGACATACCCGGCAAGGACGACCCGCTCGAGTTCGTGAAGCGAGGGCTCGAGCGGGCGAAGAAGGCGAGGCCCGCGGCCTTCATGCGGAAAGACCGCGCCGCGCTGATCACGATCGGCAACACCCGCGACGACCTGAAGCTGCTCGCGGACGCCGACTGGGTCATCGAGGCCATCATCGAGAAGCTCGAGCCCAAGCAGGAGCTCTACGCGCGCCTGGAAGAGGTCCTCCCCGAGCACGCGATCGTGAGCTCCAACACCTCGGGCATCCCCATGAAGGCTCTGCTCGAGGGGCGCAGCGAGGCCTTCAAGAAGCGCTTTCTGGGCACCCACTTCTTCAACCCGCCGCGCTACCTGCACCTGCTCGAGATCATCCCCACCCCGCACACCGACCCGGCGGTGCTGGAGACGATCGAGAACTTCGGCGACCGCATCCTCGGCAAGGGGCTGGTGCGCGCCAAGGACGTGCCCGGCTTCATCGCCAACCGCCTGGGCGTCTACGGCATGCTCCAGGCCGTGGCGCTGATGGAGAAGCACGACCTCACCATCGACGAGGTGGACGCGCTCACCGGCCCGCTGATCGGCCGTCCCAAGAGCGCCATCTTCCGCACCGCCGACCTCACCGGCCTCGACGTGCTCAAGATGGTGGCCGAGGAGTTGGCCCGCACCACCGGCGAGGACTTCGCCCTGCCGGCGTGGGTGGAAAAGATCATCGAGGGCGGCTGCCTGGGCGACAAGACCAAGTGCGGCTTCTACAAGAAAGAGGGCAAGGAAATCTACACCCTCGACTGGAAGACGCTCGAGTACAAGCCGCGCGAGAAGCCCAAGATTCCCGGCGTGGACGAGGCCAGGCAGCTGTCGCTGCCGAAGCGCATCGCCGCCGTGCTCGACCTGCCCGGCAAGTACGGCGCCTTCCTGCGCGACCTCTTCGCCATCGGCAGCCACTACACCCTGGCCAAGACGCCGGAGATCGCCTACGACCTCGTCAGCGTGGACCGCGCCCTCAAGTGGGGCTTCGGCTGGCGGATGGGCCCCTTCGAGCAGATGGACGCGGTGGGGCTCGACAAGACCGCCGAGCTGATCGCCGCCGCCGGTCTGGAAAAGCCCGAGCTGCTGGAGAAGGCCGAGGGCACCTTCTACAAGAAGGAAGGCGCCGCGCGCCGGATGCTGGCCCTCGAGGGCGGCTACGTGCCGGTGCCCGAGCTTCCCGGCGTGATCGAGATCCAGGGGCTGAAGGACGCCGGCAAGGTGGTCAAGGAGTCCAAGGACGCGGGGCTCTACGACCTCGGCGACGGGGTGCTGCTGCTCGAGTTCCGCACCAAGATGGGCGCGCTGGGCGAGGGCATCTTCAAGATGCTCGACTACGGCATGAAGTACATCGAGCAAAACGACCTCGCCGGCCTGGTGATCGGCCGCGAGGACGAGCGCGCCTTCTCCGCCGGCGCCAACCTGGCGCTCATCCTGATGCTGGCCCAGGAGGGCGAGTGGGACGAGCTGGAGATGGCCGTGAAGCTCTTCCAGAAGAGCACCATGCGGCTGCGCGAGGCCCCCTTCCCGGTGGTGGTGGCGCCCTTCGGCCTCACCCTGGGCGGCGGCTGCGAGATGACGCTGCACGCCGACCGGGTGCAGGCGGCGGCCGAGAGCTACATCGGCCTGGTCGAGGTGGGCGTGGGCCTCATCCCCGCGGGCGGCGGCACCAAGGAGCTGCTCTTCCGCTTCACCGAGGACCTGGCCCCCTACACCGGCGCCATGGGGGCGGAAGCCGACCCCTTCGCCGCGGTCAAGCGGGCCTTCGAGGTCATCGCCATGGCCAAGACCTCGACGAGCGCGCTCGAGGCCTTCGAGATCGGCTACCTGCAGAAGGGTGACCGCATCTCGATGAACAAGGACCGCCTCCTCGCCGACGCCAAGCAGCGGGTGCTCGACCTGGCGCCCGACTACGTCAGCCCGGCGCGCGGCAAGATCACCGCGCTGGGCAAGGAGGCGCTCGGCAACCTCAAGTACGCCGTCTGGAGCTTCCGCGAGGCGGGCCAGATCACCGACCACGAGGTCAGGATCGCCAGCGAACTCGCCTACGTGCTCTCGGGCGGCGACGGTCCGCGTCGCGAGGTGAGCGAGTGGGACATCCTCGACCTCGAGCGTGAGGCCTTCCTCAAGCTGCTCGGTACCCGCAAGACCCAGGAGCGGATCGCCCACACCCTCAAGACGGGCAAGACGCTGCGCAACTAA
- a CDS encoding long-chain-fatty-acid--CoA ligase — protein sequence MNESLWREHYDDGVPFQLPPLEPLPTTLRRVAERQPRSIAIEFLGSRIRYRRLWNEALRFAGALAASGVEPGDRVALMLPNSPQFVVAFYGALLAGATVVNVNPMYTARELAHQLGDSGARALVLLDLLWPRFEEIQDEFALKTVVRTGLQDYLPFPKNRLFPLKARREGNWPQRLGGTPWKAFLRRGREAAAPTREPQLDDLALLQYTGGTTGTPKGAMLTHRNLAGNAQQVKAWIPDFRDGGEVILGVIPFFHVYGMTVAMNLAVVGGARLVLLPRWDTKLTLETIQRTRPTLFPGVPTMYVAINTSPLTPRYRLDSIRACISGSAPLPVEVAQTFEKITGAKLVEGYGLTESSPVTHANPIYGRRKKGSIGLPLPDVEARIADPEGRPLPPGEVGELVVKGPNVMKGYWNRPEETAQTLKDGWLFTGDVARMDAEWYFYIVDRKKDMIIAGGYNIYPREVEEVLYQHPAVKEAAVVGVPDAYRGETVKAFVVLKEGYADEVSEEDLRAFARERLAAYKVPKLWEFRDDLPKTAVGKILRRMLK from the coding sequence ATGAACGAATCCCTTTGGCGAGAGCACTACGACGACGGCGTCCCCTTCCAGCTCCCCCCGCTCGAACCGCTGCCGACCACGCTCCGGCGCGTCGCCGAACGCCAGCCCCGCAGCATCGCGATCGAGTTCCTGGGTTCGCGGATCCGCTACCGCCGGTTGTGGAACGAGGCGCTGCGCTTCGCGGGCGCGCTCGCCGCCTCCGGGGTGGAACCCGGCGACCGCGTGGCCCTCATGCTGCCCAACAGCCCCCAGTTCGTCGTCGCGTTTTACGGGGCCCTGCTGGCCGGCGCGACGGTGGTCAACGTCAACCCCATGTACACCGCCCGCGAGCTGGCCCACCAGCTCGGCGACTCGGGCGCCCGCGCACTGGTGCTGCTCGACCTGCTCTGGCCCCGCTTCGAGGAGATCCAGGACGAGTTCGCCCTCAAGACCGTGGTGCGAACCGGCCTGCAGGACTACCTGCCCTTTCCCAAGAACCGGCTCTTCCCCCTCAAGGCCCGGCGCGAGGGCAACTGGCCCCAGCGCCTGGGCGGCACCCCCTGGAAGGCCTTCCTGCGCCGCGGCCGCGAAGCCGCGGCCCCGACGCGGGAGCCGCAGCTCGACGACCTGGCGCTGCTGCAGTACACCGGAGGCACGACGGGCACCCCCAAGGGCGCGATGCTGACGCACCGCAACCTGGCCGGCAACGCCCAACAGGTCAAGGCCTGGATCCCCGACTTTCGCGACGGCGGCGAGGTCATCCTCGGGGTCATCCCCTTCTTCCACGTCTACGGCATGACCGTGGCCATGAACCTGGCCGTCGTCGGCGGCGCCCGGCTGGTGCTGCTGCCGCGCTGGGACACCAAGCTGACGCTCGAGACCATCCAGCGCACCCGCCCCACCCTCTTCCCCGGGGTGCCCACGATGTACGTGGCCATCAACACCTCGCCGCTCACGCCGCGCTACCGGCTCGACTCGATCCGGGCGTGCATCTCCGGCTCCGCGCCGCTGCCCGTGGAGGTGGCCCAGACCTTCGAGAAGATCACCGGCGCCAAGCTGGTCGAGGGGTACGGCCTCACCGAGTCTTCTCCCGTCACCCACGCCAACCCCATCTACGGCCGCAGAAAGAAGGGCTCCATCGGCCTGCCGCTGCCGGACGTCGAAGCGAGGATCGCCGACCCCGAAGGCCGTCCCCTCCCCCCGGGCGAGGTGGGCGAGCTGGTGGTCAAGGGGCCCAACGTGATGAAGGGGTACTGGAACCGCCCCGAGGAGACGGCGCAGACCTTGAAGGACGGCTGGCTCTTCACCGGCGACGTGGCGCGGATGGACGCGGAGTGGTACTTCTACATCGTCGACCGCAAGAAGGACATGATCATCGCCGGCGGGTACAACATCTACCCGCGCGAGGTGGAAGAGGTGCTGTACCAGCACCCGGCGGTCAAGGAGGCCGCGGTGGTGGGGGTGCCCGACGCCTACCGGGGTGAGACGGTGAAGGCCTTCGTGGTGCTCAAGGAAGGTTACGCGGACGAGGTGAGCGAGGAGGACCTGCGCGCCTTCGCCAGGGAACGGCTGGCCGCCTACAAGGTGCCCAAGCTGTGGGAGTTCCGCGACGACCTGCCGAAGACGGCGGTGGGGAAGATATTGCGGAGGATGCTGAAGTAA
- a CDS encoding long-chain-fatty-acid--CoA ligase, with protein MERPWYAHYDEGVPREVDYPEVPLYELMRRTAEANPEKQALDFMGRRMSYGRLWEETRRFARALQDLGVQPGDRVAIMLPNAPQFIIAFYGALLAGAVAVNTNPLYTPRELSHQLRDSGAETLVILDLLWPRYAEVADEVPVKRVITTGLQDYLPFPKNWLFPLKAKKEGRWVNLPRDPKRHDWKRLLQAPPSPKEHPIQTDDLALLQYTGGTTGVSKGAMLTHRNLISNVYQVDAWEPGQVWKNGVMLSVIPFFHVYGMTVSMNYSVMRGMKMVLLPRFEIAEVVAAIEKHRVTHFPGVPTMYVAFNTFPGIENRNIRTIKVCLSGAAPLPVEVATKFEELTGAKLVEGYGLTEAAPVTHCNPLYGERKVGSIGLPFPSVDAFCADPEGKPLPPGEVGELVVKGPNVMKGYWNRPEETAQTLKDGWLFTGDVARMDEEGYFYIVDRKKDMIIAGGYNIYPREVEEVLYQHPAVKEAAVVGVPDAYRGETVKAFVVLKEGYADEVSEEDLRAFAKERLAAYKVPKLWEFRDDLPKTAVGKILRRMLRKEEEEKQR; from the coding sequence ATGGAACGACCCTGGTACGCCCATTACGACGAAGGGGTGCCGCGCGAAGTGGACTACCCCGAGGTTCCCCTCTACGAGCTGATGCGCAGGACCGCGGAGGCGAACCCCGAGAAGCAAGCCCTCGACTTCATGGGCCGACGAATGAGCTACGGCCGGCTATGGGAGGAAACGCGCCGTTTCGCGCGGGCCCTCCAGGACCTGGGGGTGCAGCCGGGCGACCGCGTGGCCATCATGCTGCCCAACGCCCCCCAGTTCATCATCGCCTTCTACGGCGCGTTGCTGGCCGGCGCCGTGGCCGTGAACACCAACCCGCTCTACACCCCGCGCGAGCTCTCGCACCAGCTGCGCGACTCGGGCGCGGAAACGCTGGTGATCCTCGACCTGCTCTGGCCCCGCTACGCGGAGGTGGCCGACGAGGTCCCGGTGAAGCGCGTGATTACCACCGGCCTGCAGGACTACCTGCCCTTCCCCAAGAACTGGCTCTTCCCGCTCAAGGCCAAGAAGGAAGGCCGCTGGGTCAACCTGCCGCGCGACCCCAAGCGCCACGACTGGAAGCGGCTGCTCCAGGCGCCGCCCAGCCCCAAGGAACACCCGATCCAGACCGACGACCTGGCGCTCCTCCAGTACACCGGCGGCACCACCGGCGTCTCCAAGGGTGCGATGCTGACGCACCGCAACCTGATCAGCAACGTCTACCAGGTCGACGCCTGGGAGCCCGGCCAGGTCTGGAAGAACGGCGTCATGCTCAGCGTGATCCCCTTCTTCCACGTCTACGGCATGACGGTCAGCATGAACTACTCGGTGATGCGCGGGATGAAGATGGTGCTGCTGCCGCGCTTCGAAATCGCCGAGGTGGTGGCGGCGATCGAGAAACACCGGGTGACCCACTTCCCCGGTGTGCCCACGATGTACGTGGCCTTCAACACCTTCCCCGGCATCGAGAACCGCAACATCCGCACCATCAAGGTCTGCCTCTCGGGCGCCGCGCCGCTGCCCGTGGAGGTGGCCACCAAGTTCGAGGAGCTGACCGGAGCCAAACTGGTCGAGGGTTACGGCCTCACCGAGGCCGCGCCGGTGACCCACTGCAACCCGCTCTACGGCGAACGCAAGGTGGGCTCGATCGGGCTGCCCTTCCCCTCGGTGGACGCCTTCTGCGCCGATCCCGAGGGCAAGCCCCTCCCCCCGGGCGAGGTGGGCGAGCTGGTGGTCAAGGGGCCCAACGTGATGAAGGGGTACTGGAACCGCCCCGAGGAGACGGCGCAGACGCTGAAGGACGGCTGGCTCTTCACCGGCGACGTGGCGCGGATGGACGAGGAGGGGTACTTCTACATCGTCGACCGCAAGAAGGACATGATCATCGCCGGCGGGTACAACATCTACCCGCGCGAAGTGGAAGAGGTGCTGTACCAGCACCCGGCGGTCAAGGAGGCCGCGGTGGTGGGGGTGCCCGACGCCTACCGGGGTGAGACGGTGAAGGCCTTCGTGGTGCTCAAGGAAGGTTACGCGGACGAGGTGAGCGAGGAGGACCTGCGCGCCTTCGCCAAGGAGCGGCTGGCCGCCTACAAGGTGCCCAAGCTGTGGGAGTTCCGCGACGACCTGCCGAAGACGGCGGTGGGGAAGATTTTACGGAGGATGCTCAGGAAGGAAGAGGAGGAAAAGCAACGATAG
- a CDS encoding ATP-dependent nuclease: MVIEELRIKNFRCFGPDGVNIHLGDNLTAFVGDNGSGKTAAFLALSRLFGITPSDRAVRKQDFHVGKDISELETGEPLSIEVVFGFPELSDSDDIEAINAVPEFFSQMAASAPGAPLKARMRLEATWTDDGTPDGSIEEDLRWVTTLDEEYDWDSCTRVHAVERSSIQLIYIPASRNAAKQATALLNGRLWRAARWSDSFRDKIKSISEDVQQEFKLETAVDFVLERLTKRWRQVHAQDTYSEPNLRLIESRFEELVRKVEITLSPDEAGYERTITDLSDGQHSLFHIALTAATLEIERDALTKDADESAFDHDKLRRANLTFLAVEEPENNLSPFYLSRVIKLAREIGAHESAQVAISSHSPAILSRIEPEEVRYFRLDQESRSAIVQEISMPENDEEASRYVRLAVRAYPELYFARFVILGEGDSERLVIPRVADAMGIQLDPSFVPVVPLGGRHVYHFWKLLDDLEIPHATLLDLDLGRKHGGANLIKYVVEKLMEFGNDMSNNPLVESGTIDPTNVGSIEDKDLMDRGLDHPWLQALREERIFFSYPLDVDFAMLKAFPSAYQHTRPGGTGPRSDSDEETKNKKKLTTLKTGGIPELYDESYDDEFMWYPYLFLNRSKPETHIAALARIDIGELAANAPTELDALIQLVKETLGLEGDRE; the protein is encoded by the coding sequence ATGGTTATCGAAGAGCTGAGGATAAAGAATTTTCGTTGTTTCGGCCCTGACGGTGTAAATATACACCTGGGAGACAACCTCACGGCATTCGTCGGAGACAACGGTTCCGGGAAGACCGCAGCATTTCTAGCGCTCTCCCGACTTTTTGGTATCACACCTTCCGATCGAGCGGTTCGAAAGCAGGACTTTCATGTGGGCAAAGATATAAGCGAATTAGAAACAGGCGAACCGTTGTCAATTGAAGTAGTCTTCGGATTCCCCGAACTAAGCGACTCTGACGATATTGAAGCTATCAATGCCGTCCCAGAGTTCTTTTCTCAAATGGCCGCATCTGCACCGGGTGCCCCACTCAAAGCAAGGATGCGTTTAGAGGCAACATGGACTGACGACGGCACACCCGATGGCAGCATAGAAGAGGACCTCCGATGGGTAACAACACTCGACGAAGAATACGACTGGGACAGCTGTACACGCGTACATGCTGTTGAACGCAGCTCGATACAGCTTATCTACATTCCCGCGTCTCGAAACGCCGCTAAGCAGGCAACAGCTTTGTTAAATGGGCGTCTTTGGCGAGCGGCAAGGTGGTCTGATAGCTTCCGAGATAAGATCAAGTCAATCTCGGAAGATGTTCAGCAAGAGTTCAAGCTAGAGACAGCTGTTGACTTCGTTTTGGAACGACTTACCAAGCGCTGGCGACAAGTCCATGCCCAAGATACGTATTCTGAACCAAACCTACGCCTGATAGAAAGTAGATTTGAAGAGCTGGTACGCAAAGTGGAAATCACACTCTCACCCGATGAGGCTGGGTATGAACGTACAATTACAGACCTCAGCGATGGGCAGCATTCGCTTTTTCACATCGCGCTCACTGCTGCAACCCTCGAAATTGAAAGGGACGCCTTAACTAAAGACGCAGATGAAAGCGCATTTGATCATGATAAGCTCCGGCGAGCGAATCTCACCTTCCTTGCGGTTGAAGAGCCGGAGAACAACCTTTCGCCGTTTTATCTTTCGCGTGTAATCAAGCTTGCACGCGAAATTGGCGCACACGAATCGGCGCAGGTTGCTATATCAAGTCATTCACCGGCAATTCTTAGCCGAATTGAGCCGGAAGAAGTGCGCTACTTTCGGCTAGATCAAGAATCTCGGTCAGCAATTGTTCAGGAGATTTCGATGCCAGAAAACGACGAAGAGGCAAGCCGGTACGTACGACTCGCCGTCAGGGCCTACCCTGAACTTTACTTCGCACGCTTTGTCATCCTAGGCGAAGGCGATTCCGAACGCTTAGTGATTCCGCGCGTCGCTGACGCCATGGGCATTCAGCTCGATCCCTCGTTCGTCCCAGTCGTACCGCTTGGTGGTCGGCATGTCTATCACTTCTGGAAACTACTCGATGATCTCGAAATCCCTCATGCAACCCTACTGGACCTCGATCTTGGCCGCAAGCATGGCGGCGCAAACCTTATTAAGTATGTCGTTGAAAAACTTATGGAATTTGGTAATGACATGAGTAATAATCCGCTGGTAGAGTCCGGCACCATTGATCCCACCAATGTAGGTAGCATTGAGGATAAAGATTTGATGGATAGAGGTCTTGACCACCCCTGGCTGCAAGCCTTGAGGGAGGAAAGGATATTCTTTTCATATCCGCTGGACGTCGATTTCGCCATGTTAAAGGCTTTTCCATCCGCTTATCAACACACGAGGCCTGGTGGTACCGGCCCACGCAGCGATAGCGATGAAGAAACGAAGAATAAGAAGAAGTTAACAACGCTTAAGACCGGCGGCATTCCTGAATTGTACGACGAAAGCTACGACGACGAATTTATGTGGTACCCCTACCTTTTCCTTAATAGGAGCAAACCAGAAACCCATATCGCTGCACTTGCACGGATTGACATAGGCGAACTCGCTGCAAACGCACCCACGGAGCTTGATGCACTTATCCAACTCGTGAAGGAGACGCTTGGGCTTGAGGGTGATCGCGAATGA